A window of the Microbacterium sp. AZCO genome harbors these coding sequences:
- a CDS encoding DUF2188 domain-containing protein: MSARDVETFSNRGQWVMRVEDEPSLSQSFASRDEAVEAGERLAERLGTTHRVRESEPEGSITDEQDRDAASGSTTVPDAARPAPDSPDSPLPPTTDADGMPVDNPSG; the protein is encoded by the coding sequence ATGAGCGCGCGTGACGTCGAGACCTTCTCCAACCGTGGCCAATGGGTGATGCGGGTGGAGGACGAGCCATCCCTGTCGCAGAGCTTCGCGAGTCGCGATGAAGCCGTGGAGGCGGGCGAGCGCCTGGCCGAGCGGCTCGGCACGACCCATCGCGTGCGCGAGAGCGAGCCCGAAGGATCCATCACGGACGAACAGGATCGGGATGCCGCCTCCGGCTCCACGACGGTTCCGGATGCCGCCCGACCGGCGCCCGACTCGCCCGACAGCCCGCTCCCGCCGACGACGGACGCCGACGGGATGCCCGTCGACAACCCCTCCGGCTGA
- the fdhD gene encoding formate dehydrogenase accessory sulfurtransferase FdhD, protein MGRITARKPVVKIRLGVGETRRPDTLAVEEPLEIRVGGAPLVVTMRTPGHDVELAAGFLVSEGVISRGDEFRTAIHCGGPGTGGAVAGSGENTYNMLDVALAPGVPAPSSDITRNFYTTSSCGLCGKASIDAVETVSAYDVSGDAVRMDAAALARLPDELRAHQAVFDKTGGLHAAALFDAASGELLVLREDVGRHNAVDKVVGWAVLEDRLPLRGTVLQVSGRASFELVQKAVMAGIPVLAAVSAPSSLAVELADASGLTLVGFLRGESMNVYSRADRIAVPEAAGV, encoded by the coding sequence ATGGGACGAATCACGGCGCGGAAGCCGGTCGTCAAGATCCGGCTCGGGGTCGGCGAGACCCGGCGCCCGGACACGCTCGCGGTCGAAGAGCCGCTCGAGATCCGGGTCGGGGGAGCGCCGCTCGTGGTCACGATGCGCACGCCCGGCCACGATGTCGAGCTCGCCGCCGGCTTCCTCGTGTCGGAAGGGGTCATCTCGCGCGGAGACGAGTTCCGCACGGCCATCCACTGCGGCGGCCCCGGCACCGGTGGCGCGGTCGCGGGGAGCGGCGAGAACACGTACAACATGCTCGACGTCGCGCTCGCACCGGGCGTCCCCGCGCCCTCGAGCGACATCACCCGCAACTTCTATACGACCAGCTCGTGCGGCCTCTGCGGCAAGGCGTCGATCGATGCGGTCGAGACGGTGTCGGCTTACGACGTCTCCGGCGACGCGGTGCGGATGGATGCCGCGGCTCTCGCCCGCCTGCCCGACGAGCTCCGCGCGCACCAGGCGGTGTTCGACAAGACGGGCGGCCTGCATGCGGCGGCTCTCTTCGACGCCGCCTCGGGCGAGCTGCTCGTGCTGCGGGAAGACGTCGGGCGACACAATGCCGTCGACAAGGTCGTCGGCTGGGCCGTGCTCGAAGATCGTCTTCCGCTGCGCGGAACCGTGCTGCAGGTGTCGGGCCGCGCGAGCTTCGAGCTCGTGCAGAAGGCCGTCATGGCCGGCATCCCCGTGCTCGCAGCCGTCTCCGCGCCGTCGTCGCTGGCCGTCGAGCTCGCCGACGCCTCGGGGCTGACGCTCGTCGGATTCCTGCGCGGCGAGTCGATGAACGTCTACTCGCGTGCCGACCGCATCGCCGTGCCGGAGGCCGCCGGCGTGTGA
- a CDS encoding SMP-30/gluconolactonase/LRE family protein, with the protein MDIEATVFRTGDDARVPEGLWWDDRTGELVWVDIPRGTLHRGRLDGAEDGSDDRVVELPAPLSAVQPAADGGYVAALRSRIVLLDADGQIVRTLADIPHAHQGIRFNDGKVDPYGRFVVGAIDETTQNSDAGVYAVDVDGAARVYAGGFNNANGLDWSAGGDTWYISDTSDETVYRTAYGPYGAVGPLEPFLVGRSTDGLTLDADGVFWGGVYGEGIVQCWDAEGREMDAAPLPAPAVTSVAFGGPDLDVLFAASAREGLSRKALGRHPLSGAIFRLDRVGTGRPVHAFGLG; encoded by the coding sequence ATGGACATCGAGGCAACCGTCTTCCGTACCGGCGACGACGCGCGCGTGCCGGAGGGTCTCTGGTGGGACGACCGCACGGGCGAGCTCGTGTGGGTCGACATCCCGCGCGGCACGCTTCACCGCGGCCGGCTCGACGGGGCCGAGGACGGCTCGGACGATCGTGTCGTCGAGCTCCCCGCGCCCCTGAGCGCTGTACAGCCCGCGGCGGACGGCGGCTATGTCGCGGCGCTCCGGTCGCGGATCGTGCTGCTCGACGCCGACGGGCAGATCGTGCGGACCCTCGCCGACATCCCGCACGCGCACCAGGGCATCAGGTTCAACGACGGCAAAGTCGACCCGTACGGGCGCTTCGTCGTCGGCGCGATCGACGAGACCACCCAGAACTCCGACGCCGGCGTCTACGCGGTCGACGTCGACGGCGCCGCCCGCGTCTACGCCGGCGGCTTCAACAACGCCAACGGCCTGGACTGGTCCGCCGGCGGCGACACCTGGTACATCTCGGACACCTCGGACGAGACCGTGTACCGCACGGCGTACGGCCCCTACGGCGCCGTCGGCCCGCTCGAGCCGTTCCTCGTCGGCCGCAGCACCGACGGACTCACGCTCGACGCCGACGGGGTCTTCTGGGGAGGCGTGTACGGCGAGGGCATCGTGCAGTGCTGGGACGCAGAAGGACGGGAGATGGATGCTGCGCCCCTCCCCGCACCGGCTGTCACGTCCGTCGCCTTCGGCGGGCCCGACCTCGACGTGCTCTTCGCGGCGAGCGCCCGCGAGGGCCTCAGCCGCAAGGCCCTCGGCCGGCATCCGCTCAGCGGAGCGATCTTCCGCCTCGACCGTGTCGGCACCGGGCGTCCCGTGCACGCGTTCGGCCTCGGCTGA
- a CDS encoding HNH endonuclease, translating to MPVSRTRRARAQRRRAKRVAAADNDLTTAEWASIREAWAACAYCGATAVPLQRDCVLPISRGGRYTLENVVPACRSCNASKCNDEVTSWMRRRRLDEPRFLLRHREVVLTLLAARG from the coding sequence ATGCCCGTCAGCCGCACCCGCCGCGCTCGCGCACAGCGCCGGCGCGCGAAGCGGGTCGCGGCGGCCGACAACGACCTGACCACCGCCGAGTGGGCCTCGATCCGCGAGGCCTGGGCCGCGTGCGCCTACTGCGGTGCGACGGCGGTGCCGCTTCAGCGCGACTGCGTGCTGCCGATCTCGCGGGGCGGCCGCTACACGCTCGAGAACGTCGTCCCCGCGTGCCGGTCGTGCAACGCGAGCAAGTGCAACGACGAGGTGACCTCGTGGATGCGGCGACGCCGCCTGGACGAGCCGCGCTTCCTTCTGCGCCACCGCGAGGTCGTGCTGACGCTGCTCGCCGCGCGCGGCTGA
- the moaA gene encoding GTP 3',8-cyclase MoaA translates to MPRPRAAAEFAPGSPGEPLVDTHGRVHRDLRVSLTDRCSLRCTYCMPEQGNEWLAKSSILTLDEIVRIARVAAADGVTTFRLTGGEPLLRSDIVEVVRRLAVIQGPDGRPVELAMTTNGIRLPELLPSLVDAGLARLNISLDTLRRDRFRDLTRRDRLDDVLAGIAAASASGLRPLKLNAVAMRDVNEDELIDLVQFALDHNAELRFIEQMPLDAGHTWDRSRMVTREEILDELSTRWHLTPVPGRGGAPAERWRLDGGPQTVGVIASVTAPFCGDCDRLRLTADGQLRNCLFSTTEYDLLPSLRQPEGSAGDAEIDAAIDGMLRSCVHGKLPGHAINDPGFLQPARGMNAIGG, encoded by the coding sequence ATGCCGCGCCCCCGCGCGGCCGCCGAGTTCGCGCCCGGATCGCCCGGCGAGCCGCTGGTCGACACGCACGGCCGTGTCCACCGCGATCTGCGGGTCTCGCTGACGGACCGCTGCTCGCTGCGCTGCACGTACTGCATGCCCGAGCAGGGCAACGAGTGGCTGGCCAAGTCGAGCATCCTGACCCTCGACGAGATCGTGCGGATTGCGCGGGTCGCCGCCGCCGACGGCGTCACGACGTTCCGCCTCACGGGCGGGGAGCCGCTGCTGCGCAGCGACATCGTCGAGGTCGTCCGCCGGCTCGCTGTGATCCAGGGGCCGGACGGCCGGCCCGTCGAGCTGGCGATGACGACCAACGGCATCCGGCTTCCGGAGCTGCTGCCGAGCCTCGTCGATGCGGGGCTGGCGCGCCTGAACATCTCGCTCGACACGCTGCGGCGCGACCGGTTCCGCGACCTCACGCGGCGCGACCGGCTCGACGACGTGCTGGCGGGGATCGCGGCGGCGTCGGCCTCGGGACTGCGCCCGCTCAAGCTCAACGCGGTCGCGATGCGCGATGTGAACGAGGACGAGCTCATCGACCTCGTGCAGTTCGCCCTCGACCACAACGCCGAGCTGCGGTTCATCGAGCAGATGCCGCTGGATGCCGGGCACACGTGGGACCGGTCGCGGATGGTCACGCGGGAGGAGATCCTCGACGAGCTCTCGACCAGGTGGCACCTCACCCCCGTGCCGGGCCGCGGGGGAGCACCGGCCGAGCGGTGGCGGCTCGACGGCGGCCCGCAGACGGTCGGAGTGATCGCCTCCGTGACGGCGCCGTTCTGCGGCGACTGCGACCGGCTGCGTCTCACCGCCGACGGGCAGCTGCGCAACTGCCTCTTCTCCACGACGGAGTACGACCTGCTGCCGAGCCTTCGACAGCCTGAGGGATCGGCTGGCGACGCGGAGATCGATGCGGCGATCGACGGGATGCTGCGCTCGTGCGTGCACGGCAAACTCCCGGGTCACGCGATCAACGACCCCGGCTTCCTGCAGCCCGCACGCGGCATGAACGCGATCGGCGGCTGA